In Paenibacillus sp. FSL M7-0420, a single genomic region encodes these proteins:
- a CDS encoding tyrosine-type recombinase/integrase, which translates to MTTQGKRLRDDRLRESFKKYAREAGIDANVFLHQLRHTAATMFMDNGGSLRHLAAMLGHKDMRSTMRYTTPTEHALKEQHAEHSVIHDVLKPR; encoded by the coding sequence TTGACGACGCAGGGGAAGAGATTGCGTGATGACCGCCTGAGAGAGAGCTTCAAGAAATACGCAAGGGAGGCGGGCATAGATGCTAACGTGTTCCTGCACCAATTACGCCACACGGCCGCGACAATGTTCATGGATAACGGAGGCTCACTCCGCCATCTCGCCGCAATGCTAGGTCACAAAGATATGCGGTCGACAATGCGGTATACAACGCCAACTGAGCACGCCCTTAAGGAGCAGCACGCAGAGCATTCGGTAATTCACGATGTATTAAAGCCGAGATAG
- a CDS encoding helix-turn-helix domain-containing protein, whose amino-acid sequence MEENEFELDTFVRSARKRAGLTLQALSERSGISTSQISKIERGTSFPTRANVISLAKALGVKEESMLIIAGYPTMRIEEIFAEIREKAEFVEKTIQEAKSMEEHLLRAVEGTTIEDWLKFWAVERDGELSKEQVELLASEIADFYTVRKKSLISRA is encoded by the coding sequence ATGGAAGAGAATGAATTTGAACTAGACACGTTTGTTCGATCCGCTAGAAAGAGGGCCGGGCTTACACTACAGGCTCTTTCTGAACGGTCAGGGATTAGTACTTCGCAGATTAGCAAAATAGAAAGAGGGACGAGTTTCCCCACCCGGGCTAATGTAATCTCCCTCGCCAAAGCGCTGGGGGTCAAGGAGGAGTCTATGCTCATTATAGCGGGGTACCCGACGATGAGGATAGAAGAGATATTTGCTGAGATTCGTGAAAAAGCCGAGTTTGTAGAAAAGACAATCCAAGAAGCAAAGTCGATGGAGGAGCATCTCCTGAGAGCGGTAGAAGGGACGACTATTGAGGACTGGCTAAAGTTTTGGGCGGTAGAGAGGGACGGCGAGCTGTCAAAGGAGCAAGTGGAACTCCTAGCTTCAGAGATTGCGGACTTTTATACCGTCAGAAAAAAGTCTCTGATTTCGCGTGCATAA
- a CDS encoding tyrosine-type recombinase/integrase: MNIDEKILRELLKLPDQDKYTGLRDYCLILITLDCGIRPSEALHLLPVDFKEKAAEICIPAKIAKARKSRTLPISDMTVRAIRKLLLARPDDWGPDTPIFCTYEGRHMNRHTWGDRLELYSDQLGVHIRPYDLRHAFSLEYIRSGANAFTLQKTLGHGGMEMTRRYVALANEDLKVEHAKSSPLKKLTATTKRNTNIKKRK, translated from the coding sequence GTGAACATCGACGAGAAGATACTCCGCGAGCTTTTGAAGCTACCGGATCAAGACAAGTACACAGGACTGCGTGATTATTGTCTCATCCTCATAACGCTAGATTGCGGCATCAGACCGTCGGAAGCGTTGCATTTACTGCCCGTTGATTTCAAGGAAAAAGCAGCGGAAATTTGCATACCGGCGAAGATTGCGAAGGCACGCAAAAGCCGCACGCTTCCGATATCCGACATGACCGTTCGGGCAATCCGGAAGTTACTACTCGCGCGGCCTGACGATTGGGGGCCGGACACGCCGATATTCTGCACGTATGAAGGCCGGCATATGAACCGCCATACGTGGGGCGACCGCCTGGAACTGTATAGCGATCAGCTCGGCGTTCACATTCGTCCGTACGATCTGCGTCATGCGTTCAGTCTCGAATATATACGTAGCGGTGCGAACGCTTTTACGCTGCAGAAGACGCTGGGCCATGGCGGTATGGAAATGACGCGGCGGTACGTCGCGCTAGCTAACGAGGACTTGAAGGTGGAACATGCGAAGTCGAGTCCGCTTAAGAAGCTGACGGCAACAACGAAAAGGAATACGAATATAAAGAAGCGTAAATAG